A single region of the Lotus japonicus ecotype B-129 chromosome 4, LjGifu_v1.2 genome encodes:
- the LOC130715488 gene encoding synaptotagmin-5-like encodes MRKSNPFVVLTLRKAKSKAETIYKTKVVNNCLNPSWNQAFDFVVEDGLHDVLIVEVWDRGTFGVHFMGKCTLSLDRVILEEEYEERFKLVGAESSYLKLHLKWMHQPIYCDPNFLQPLSIG; translated from the exons ATGAGAAAATCTAATCCCTTTGTTGTTCTGACCTTGAGGAAAGCAAAATCAAAAGCCGAAACAATATACAAAACCAAG GTTGTGAACAACTGCTTGAATCCTTCTTGGAATCAAGCATTTGACTTTGTAGTGGAGGATGGATTACATGATGTGCTAATTGTTGAAGTTTGGGACCGCGGCACGTTTGGAGTG CATTTTATGGGGAAATGCACATTGTCGCTTGACAGGGTAATACTGGAGGAGGAATACGAAGAACGTTTTAAGCTAGTTGGTGCTGAATCTAGCTATTTGAAATTGCATCTCAAGTGGATGCACCAACCAATTTATTGTGATCCGAACTTTCTACAGCCGCTGAGTATTGGGTAA
- the LOC130713154 gene encoding uncharacterized protein LOC130713154: MALKLDMSKAYDRVEWSFLQSVMTQMGFPLPWVMLNGNPQMPFDPGRGLRQDDNVIFAKATLEEANCVKHVLASYEKVSGQVINLDKLMLSYSLNLPSPRFDELKRILNIKTVESYDKYLGLPAIIGKLKTQIFNFVKENVWKKLRGRKESSLSRMGREVMVKVVAQAIPSYAISCFMLPGGICANIERMISKFYWSGDASRWSIHWLKWDTLCRSKFDGGVDFRDFKAFNTAMQRRVAVLALLARVSFLQDGFLRMGLAGREDLAQSANLTVVSQLFLPSAQVWNKDLVEMIFWPPVAKLILQIPLALTARDDELFWPHTIDGLYSTKSGYGFIRQQKLSRMVSSYAAHIAPIKFWKSLWHVQALPPCKEVSWRAVRGILSVRKLLQIRGIDVEDGCPLCHSTLETIDHVLLLYPVSARWWVVGAIR; this comes from the exons ATGGCTTTGAAACTTGACATGTCAAAGGCTTATGATAGGGTCGAATGGTCGTTTCTTCAGAGTGTGATGACCCAAATGGGCTTCCCTCTGCCTTGG GTGATGTTAAATGGCAATCCACAAATGCCCTTTGATCCGGGAAGAGGTCTCCGTCAGG ATGACAATGTTATATTTGCGAAAGCAACCTTGGAGGAAGCAAATTGTGTGAAACATGTTCTTGCTTCTTATGAAAAGGTTTCAGGGCAGGTCATTAATCTTGACAAATTGATGCTTTCCTATAGCCTAAATTTGCCCAGTCCCCGCTTCGATGAGCTCAAAAGGATTTTGAATATAAAGACGGTGGAAAGCTATGATAAGTATTTGGGGCTCCCTGCCATTATTGGTAAGTTGAAAActcaaatatttaattttgtcaAGGAAAATGTTTGGAAAAAACTAAGGGGTCGGAAGGAGAGTTCTCTTTCCCGGATGGGTAGAGAGGTTATGGTAAAGGTGGTTGCTCAAGCCATTCCTTCCTATGCGATATCTTGTTTTATGTTGCCTGGTGGTATATGTGCAAATATAGAGCGAATGATTAGCAAGTTTTATTGGAGTGGAGATGCCTCTAGGTGGAGTATTCACTGGCTTAAGTGGGACACTTTGTGTCGATCTAAGTTTGATGGAGGAGTGGACTTTAGGGATTTCAAGGCTTTTAATACAGCTATG CAAAGAAGGGTAGCCGTCCTAGCTTTGCTTGCACGAGTATCTTTCTTACAAGATGGGTTTTTAAGGATGGGGCTCGCTGGAAG GGAGGATCTTGCACAAAGTGCAAACTTGACAGTGGTTTCTCAGTTGTTTCTTCCTAGTGCACAGGTGTGGAATAAGGACCTGGTGGAGATGATTTTTTGGCCTCCAGTAGCAAAATTAATTCTCCAGATACCTCTCGCTTTAACAGCAAGAGATGATGAGCTGTTTTGGCCTCACACAATTGACGGCTTGTATTCTACCAAGTCAGGTTATGGTTTTATTAGGCAGCAGAAGCTCTCTCGAATGGTGTCTTCTTATGCTGCGCATATTGCTCCAATTAAGTTTTGGAAATCTCTGTGGCATGTCCAAGCCTTACCTCCCTGTAAGGAGGTCTCTTGGAGGGCGGTGCGAGGCATTTTATCAGTGAGAAAGCTTCTGCAAATTCGTGGTATTGATGTGGAGGATGGCTGTCCTTTATGCCATTCAACCCTAGAAACAATCGACCATGTGCTCTTACTGTATCCGGTTTCAGCACGCTGGTGGGTTGTGGGTGCAATCCGATAG
- the LOC130715431 gene encoding 40S ribosomal protein S21-2, whose protein sequence is MQNEEGQITELYIPRKCSATNRLITAKDHASVQINIGHLDESGVYNGQFSTYALCGYIRAQGDADSAIDRLWQKKKAEIKQQ, encoded by the exons ATGCAGAACGAAGAAGGCCAGATCACCGAGCTCTACATTCCCAGGAAGTG TTCGGCCACAAACAGGTTGATCACTGCAAAGGACCATGCTTCCGTTCAGATCAACATTGGGCATTTGGATGAGAGTGGTGTCTACAATGGACAGTTCTCTACCTATGCTCTCTGTGGTTACATTCGTGCTCAG GGGGATGCTGACAGTGCTATAGATCGCCTGTggcagaagaagaaggctgagaTTAAGCAACAGTAG
- the LOC130711493 gene encoding synaptotagmin-5-like, which yields MGFVFGVVAGIIVGLAIIVAFVRSENARSAQRSQLAATVAAFARMTVEDSRKLLPSQYYPSWVVFSNRQKLTWLNSHLTKIWPYVNEAASELIKTSVEPILEQYRPMILASLKFSKFTLGTVAPQFTGVSIIEDGGVDGVTMELEMQWDGNPNIILDIKTLLGVALPVQVKNIGFTGVFRLIFKPLVNEFPGFGAVCYSLRQKKKLDFTLKVIGGDISTIPGLYDAIEGTIRDAVEDSITWPVRKIVPILPGDYSDLELKPVGILEVKLVQAKELTNKDIIGKSDPYAVLYIRPIRDRMKKSKTINNDLNPIWNEHYEYIVEDVSTQHLIVKIYDSEGLQASELIGCAQIRLSDLEPGKVKDVWLKLVKDLELQRDNKNRGQVHLELLYCPFGMENSFTNPFAPNYSMTSLEKVLKSSTNGIEANGNENAATQKKKEVIIRGVLSVTVISAEELPAVDFMGKSDPFVVLTLRKAETKNKTRVVNDSLNPVWNQTFDFVVEDGLHDMLIVEVWDHDTFGKDYMGRCILTLTRVILEGEYKERFELDGAKSGYLNLHLKWMPQPIYRDS from the exons atgggtttcGTGTTCGGCGTGGTGGCCGGAATAATAGTCGGCCTCGCCATCATCGTCGCCTTCGTCCGCTCCGAGAATGCGCGCTCCGCCCAGCGATCCCAACTCGCCGCCACCGTCGCCGCTTTCGCCAGAATGACGGTGGAAGATTCCAGAAAACTTCTCCCTTCTCAGTACTACCCTTCCTGGGTCGTCTTCTCCAATCGCCAGAAGCTAACTTGGCTCAACTCGCATCTCACCAAGATCTGGCCCTATGTCAATGAAGCTGCTTCTGAGCTCATCAAAACCTCCGTCGAACCGATTCTGGAGCAGTATAGACCCATGATTTTGGCTTCTCTGAAGTTTTCCAAGTTCACTCTTGGCACTGTAGCGCCGCAGTTTACAG ggGTGTCTATAATTGAAGATGGTGGAGTGGATGGTGTTACAATGGAGTTAGAAATGCAGTGGGATGGGAATCCTAATATTATACTTGATATTAAAACTCTGCTTGGTGTTGCACTACCAGTGCAG GTAAAAAATATAGGATTTACTGGCGTTTTCAGGTTGATTTTTAAGCCGCTAGTTAATGAATTTCCTGGCTTTGGAGCAGTTTGCTATTCATTAAGGCAGAAG AAAAAGTTGGATTTTACCCTAAAAGTCATTGGTGGCGACATATCAACAATCCCTGGATTATATGATGCCATTGAG GGGACAATCCGAGACGCTGTTGAAGATTCTATAACATGGCCAGTGAGAAAAATTGTACCCATCTTGCCCGGAGACTATAG TGATCTGGAGTTGAAGCCTGTGGGGATATTAGAAGTAAAACTTGTGCAAGCAAAGGAGTTAACAAACAAGGATATTATTGGAAAATCGGATCCATATGCTGTACTATACATACGGCCTATACGTGACAGAATGAAAAAAAGCAAGACAATT AACAATGATTTAAATCCAATTTGGAATGAGCACTATGAATATATCGTTGAAGATGTGTCCACTCAACACTTGATTGTCAAGATTTATGATTCGGAGGGTTTGCAGGCGTCTGAATTGATTGGATGTGCTCAGATACGGCTTAGTGATCTTGAACCTGGTAAAGTAAAAGATGTGTGGTTGAAGCTAGTCAAGgacttggagctgcaaagagaTAACAAGAACAGAGGGCAG GTACATTTGGAGCTTTTGTACTGTCCTTTTGGCATGGAGAATAGCTTTACCAATCCATTTGCTCCCAACTACTCAATGACATCCTTGGAAAAGGTTCTTAAAAGTTCAACAAATGGAATAGAGGCTAATGGAAATGAAAATGCAGCTACACAGAAGAAAAAGGAGGTTATTATTAGAGGAGTTCTTTCTGTTACTGTGATATCTGCTGAAGAATTGCCTGCAGTAGATTTCATGGGAAAATCTGATCCCTTTGTTGTTCTGACCTTGAGGAAAGcagaaacaaaaaacaaaaccagG GTCGTGAACGACAGCTTAAATCCTGTTTGGAATCAAACATTTGACTTTGTTGTTGAGGACGGATTACATGATATGCTAATTGTTGAAGTTTGGGACCACGACACATTTGGAAAG GATTATATGGGGAGATGCATATTGACGCTTACCAGGGTAATACTGGAGGGGGAATACAAAGAACGTTTTGAGCTAGATGGTGCCAAATCTGGCtatttgaatcttcatctcaAGTGGATGCCCCAACCAATTTACCGCGATTCTTAA
- the LOC130715487 gene encoding synaptotagmin-5-like, with protein MHLRSPKLIGYAQIRLSELQPGRVKYVWPKLFKPSLTQRDNKNRGQVHMELLYCPFGMENSFTNLFAPNYSMEEVLESSANEIEANGNENAVTQREKEVIISGFLSVTVISAEDLPALDFMGKSDPFVVLTLRKAKLKEEIRHKTKVVNQSLNPVWIETFPVEDGLHDMVIVEVWDKDTFGKDYIGRCILSLTKVILEGEYTDSFDLVGAKSGSLELHLKWRF; from the exons ATGCATTTGCGGTCACCTAAATTGATTGGTTATGCTCAGATACGGCTTAGTGAACTTCAACCTGGTAGAGTAAAATATGTGTGGCCGAAACTTTTCAAGCCATCGTTGACCCAAAGAGATAACAAGAATAGAGGGCAG GTACACATGGAGCTTTTGTACTGTCCTTTTGGCATGGAGAATAGCTTTACCAACCTGTTTGCTCCAAACTACTCAATGGAAGAGGTTCTTGAAAGTTCAGCAAATGAAATAGAGGCTAATGGAAATGAGAATGCAGTTACACAGAGGGAAAAAGAGGTTATTATTAGCGGATTCCTTTCTGTTACTGTGATATCTGCTGAAGACTTGCCTGCATTGGATTTCATGGGAAAATCTGATCCCTTTGTTGTTCTGACCTTGAGGAAAGcaaaattaaaagaagaaattagACACAAAACCAAG GTTGTGAACCAGAGCTTGAATCCTGTTTGGATTGAAACATTTCCCGTCGAGGATGGTTTACATGATATGGTAATTGTTGAAGTTTGGGACAAGGACACTTTTGGAAAG GATTATATAGGAAGATGTATATTGTCGCTTACCAAGGTAATACTGGAGGGGGAATACACAGACAGTTTTGATTTAGTTGGTGCGAAATCTGGTTCTTTGGAACTCCATCTCAAGTGGAGGTTCTaa